Below is a window of Leifsonia sp. NPDC080035 DNA.
GTCGAGGTTGGACGCGTAGTGCACGATGCCGTTCTGCTCGTCGAGCATGCCCGGGGTCGCGACACCCGCGCCGACCACGTCGCCGTCGGCGTGCTCGCGCAGCTCCCGCAGCAGCTCGATGAGCGCGCCGAGGATGTCGGCCGACGGGGTGGGACGGGTGAGCTCGGTGCGAACGGCGCCGCCTTGCGCGACCACCGCCCCCTTCATCGCGGTGCCGCCGAGGTCGACGGCGAGCACCAGCGGTGCGTCGGCGCTCACGCGGCGGCCTCCCGCACGGCGCCGACGACGGCCTCGACCATGGAGGACGAGGTCGTCTCCCGCGTCCCGGGATCGTACGCACTCGTGCGCGCCGCGGCGCTCGGCACCGTCTGCGCGGCGCGGAGGTGCACCTCGGTCACCCCGGTCCGGCGCACCAGCTCTGCGACGTTCGCCGGGCGGACGCCGCCGCCGGCGAGCACCGCGATCCGGCCGTCGGACTGTGCCACCAGCCGGACGAGCGCGTCCTCTCCGTCGATCACGTTCGGAGCGCCGCCCGAGGTGAGCACCCGCGCGACGCCGAGACCGATGAGGGTCTCCAGGGCGGCCGCCAGGTCCGGGGTCTGATCGAACGCCTTGTGGAAGGTGACCGGCGCATCCCCGCACGCGTCGACGAGCGCGCGCGTCGCGTCCAGGTCCACCGTGCCGTCCGGGTTCAGGGCGCCGACCACGAAGGCGAGCGGCACACCGGAGGGATTCGGCAGGCCGCGGATGGCGCGGATGTCCCCGACCATCGCATCCAGCTCGTCCGCGTCGAACACGAAGTCGCCGCCGCGCTGACGCACCAGCACGTTGACGCCCATCGTCGTCACGGCGCCCAGAGCAGCGGCGACGGTCCCGATGGAGGGGGTGATGCCGCCCTCGGAGAGCGCGGCACAGAGCTCGATGCGGTCGGCGCCCGCGGCTTCGGCCGTGCGCACGCCCGCGAGGTCCTCCAGGCAGATCTCGACGGCGATGCGCCCCGTCACGCGAGGCGCTCCAGCGCGTCC
It encodes the following:
- a CDS encoding copper homeostasis protein CutC, which produces MTGRIAVEICLEDLAGVRTAEAAGADRIELCAALSEGGITPSIGTVAAALGAVTTMGVNVLVRQRGGDFVFDADELDAMVGDIRAIRGLPNPSGVPLAFVVGALNPDGTVDLDATRALVDACGDAPVTFHKAFDQTPDLAAALETLIGLGVARVLTSGGAPNVIDGEDALVRLVAQSDGRIAVLAGGGVRPANVAELVRRTGVTEVHLRAAQTVPSAAARTSAYDPGTRETTSSSMVEAVVGAVREAAA